Proteins encoded in a region of the Methanobrevibacter boviskoreani JH1 genome:
- a CDS encoding MraY family glycosyltransferase gives MNIITARIPLTAVAIICGLVSLILTRWMMPHLIKRLKKANIVGKDIHKSTKPLVAEMGGLGILFGFILGIFVGILLHPDLTFELSVVLVVILLVGMIGMVDDILALKSMEKLVLLFLAGLPLIWIAPPGVGILYLIAIPIIVSIASNLTNMLAGLNGMESGLGIISMTSLTIACIILGKYDVTILSMSLLGALIAFLHFNKPPAKVFPGDTGTLIIGATIAAIALIGRIKLVAFIIMLPNIIDACLKFYSAGFMNRSEQKPTQINENEELVRPKKGFKSLIRLVLKRPIKEETAVKMIWGIGIIFGIIGILVAIYMPIMTGNESLEHILILKDHLYYI, from the coding sequence ATGAATATTATAACGGCAAGAATTCCACTAACTGCTGTTGCGATTATTTGTGGTTTAGTTTCTTTAATATTAACCAGATGGATGATGCCGCATTTAATTAAAAGACTTAAAAAAGCTAATATTGTAGGTAAAGACATACATAAAAGTACGAAACCTTTAGTTGCAGAGATGGGTGGACTTGGAATATTATTTGGTTTTATTTTAGGTATTTTTGTAGGAATTTTATTACATCCGGATTTAACATTTGAATTATCTGTTGTTCTAGTTGTTATACTTCTCGTTGGTATGATCGGAATGGTGGACGATATTCTAGCATTAAAATCTATGGAAAAATTAGTACTGTTATTTTTAGCAGGCCTACCACTTATTTGGATTGCACCTCCAGGAGTTGGAATTTTATATCTCATTGCAATACCTATTATTGTATCTATAGCAAGTAACCTTACAAATATGCTTGCCGGATTAAATGGAATGGAGTCTGGTCTTGGTATTATATCCATGACCTCACTTACAATAGCATGTATAATTCTTGGAAAATACGACGTAACTATCTTAAGTATGAGTTTACTTGGAGCTCTTATAGCATTCTTACACTTCAATAAACCACCTGCAAAAGTATTTCCAGGAGATACTGGAACCCTCATTATTGGTGCAACAATAGCTGCCATTGCATTAATTGGAAGAATAAAACTTGTAGCATTCATTATTATGTTACCAAATATTATTGACGCATGTCTTAAATTTTACAGTGCAGGATTCATGAATAGATCCGAACAAAAACCAACCCAGATAAATGAAAATGAGGAATTGGTAAGACCTAAAAAAGGATTCAAATCATTGATTAGATTAGTTTTAAAACGTCCTATTAAAGAGGAAACTGCTGTTAAAATGATATGGGGTATTGGTATAATATTTGGTATAATCGGAATTTTAGTAGCGATATATATGCCTATAATGACAGGAAACGAATCATTAGAACATATATTAATATTAAAAGATCATTTATATTATATATAA